The bacterium genome segment AGCGCTGAACGATCACGTCGCAGTAGCTGGGGTCGATCTCCATCAGGAACGCTTTCCGCCCCATCCGCTGTGCCGCGATCAACGTCGATCCGCTGCCGCCGAACAGGTCGAGGACGCGTTCGCCTTTTCGCGAGGAATACATCATTGCCCGCTCGGCCAGCTCGACGGGTTTCTCGGTGAGGTGGATCATCGACTGCGGCGTGACCTTTTTGACGCTCCAGGTGTCGGGGGCGTTGGTGATGCCAGGGTTGAAGTAGTGAGCC includes the following:
- a CDS encoding site-specific DNA-methyltransferase, which encodes AHYFNPGITNAPDTWSVKKVTPQSMIHLTEKPVELAERAMMYSSRKGERVLDLFGGSGSTLIAAQRMGRKAFLMEIDPSYCDVIVQRWQEFTGEQAQGWRGNE